A single region of the Carassius gibelio isolate Cgi1373 ecotype wild population from Czech Republic chromosome A14, carGib1.2-hapl.c, whole genome shotgun sequence genome encodes:
- the LOC128027163 gene encoding leukocyte cell-derived chemotaxin-2-like, translating into MKLYILFSFLLLAVLWSSWVDAREVKFGPLCSGNPSNSKRGCDKEGCGYYGASRKHGPHEGLDIVCADGATVYAPFDVTLNGKAAPYIKNNAINDGINLRGEGLCFKLFYVKPVSYSGTLKKGEKIGTLLPMQTVYPGITSHVHVQMCDKSDPTKYF; encoded by the exons ATGAAACTTTACATCCTTTTCAGTTTTCTGCTTTTGGCTG TGCTTTGGAGCTCTTGGGTTGATGCCAGGGAAG tgAAATTTGGCCCCCTCTGTAGTGGTAACCCAAGTAACAGCAAAAGAGGATGCGATAAAGAAGGCTGTGGATACTATGGAGCCAGTCG TAAGCATGGTCCACATGAGGGTCTTGACATTGTGTGTGCTGACGGAGCCACAGTTTATGCTCCATTTGATGTGACGCTGAACGGCAAAGCTGCAccatacataaagaacaatgctaTCAATGATGGCATTAACTTGCGTGGAGAAG GTCTCTGCTTCAAGCTGTTCTATGTTAAGCCGGTCAGTTACTCTGGGACCCTGAAGAAAGGGGAAAAGATCGGAACTCTGCTCCCAATGCAGACGGTTTATCCTGGAATCACTTCCCATGTTCACGTTCAGATGTGTGACAAATCAGATCCCACCAAGTACTTCTGA